CAGAGTCAGGCAAAAGGGAAAAGGTGGCCCAGGAGGGGAGACTTGGGGGGGGAGAGGAGCGGGGTGCTTAGGTCTGGATCCAGACTACAAAACCGAGCCACATCTAAAGAATCTGCTCTTATCTTTCCAGACAGAAACGCAGAGTTGGATTTCTCCACTTTCCTGAATATAATATACAGGCAGATGAAGCAGGAGGAACCCGAGAAGGAAATCCTCACGGCCTTGTCCATGATAGACAGGCAGAAGAGAGGCGTTATCAGCATTTCGGAGCTGAGAGCCAAACTTACAAGACTGGGAGAAAAGCTTTCCGAGGAAGAAGGTATTTTGCAATTCCAGGACTTATCAAATGCTCCCCATCTTCTTATTTCCTTCCTGATTTTCCTCTGTAGTCAAATCTGGGATCAGGCGCTTCCAGCTGGGAAGCCAGGAAGGACCTGGGCCAGCAGCAGATAGTGCTGGTGTACCcttggtggggggagaagggatgTCCCCGCCAAGGGATGTCCCCCCCATCGTGCCCGAGATGTGCAGTGCCCCAGGGTATCGCACCGTGCCGTCGTGCCCCCGGGTCCACCCCACCGGCACCAGTCTCTTTCCTGCCACAGCCATTCAATGAGCTTGTGCCTTCGTTTAAAACACTCTGCCCACAAAAACCAGAGCCCCCGGCTGagcccagcccaggcagagaGCGGGGAGCGCTCCCAGCGCTGAGCAGAGCGCATTAGTGAAGTCACCTCACTGCGGCTAATTAGACTCACGTGACGGTGGGGCCCCCTCGCCGCTGTCGGCCTCTGCCCATTGCCACCATCGCCAAGCAGGTTTTGTGCCTCGCAGAAGAGACAAGCCAGCTGCCCGTTAACCGAGAGaccttctccctttctccagtTGGTTCCCGAATGATGATTTTTCCCCCCCGCGAGATGCTCCACTGTTATTTATAAAGGCAGCGTCTGTCCCACCAAGGGCGCTGGGAGCGTCCGCCgcccccccagctgcagggatgctgtaCGGAGCGCTGGCCGTTTCCCACCAGAGCTGCTGCGGTGACCTCTGTGGCCAGTGCAATTTGCAAGAGAGATGGACTTCTTAATTAAGATTcttctaaaggagaaaaaaaaccctgtcctgTTTGTCCAAAGTTTGCCTCCACGGGGCACAGCAGGAGGGAACTGTCAGGAAGCTGAAAATGATCAAAACCTTTGAGACAGCTGATTTCGCTCTAGGCATTTTATATACGTATATGAACTTTTTAAATGCATGCCCCACTTCTTCCAGCTTCCACGGGCTGTGGGAGGGGGCCCAGGCCTGCGGGGAGGCAGGGCAGCACCTCCGCGCACCCCTCTGCCCgccagccctggggatgggggggttcCTGTCCCCTCCTCGCTCCAAaccaccgccccccccgcggCTCCTTCTCCAGCTCTCGCCCCTCTGACCCCGCTGCGGGCTCCGGAGCTCGCACATCAATGCCCCATCTTTGGCGGAGAGCAAGTAGAAAAACCTGTCGCCAGTTTGCTAGGGACAAGGAGTGAGTTTGACCAGGGTTACGGGGTTTGTACAGACCCCATTAGGCTCCCCGGGGGTACGAGAACTGTCCTTTCTCCTGTTAAAATAGAATTTAATCAGAGCAAGGCTGGTCAGTCCAGTCACCATCACCAGCTTCACGAGTGACGCGCCAACAAGGCACGTCTTCTGAgtgttttcttcagttgtttcaCGGGAATAATAGTTTATGGAGCTACGTACATCTGAGAACACTTCCAGAGCGATTACGAGAGCTGAACAGTGAAGACATGGAGACATTAACCCTAATTAAAGGCATCCTAGCAAGAACCTCCCTTACATAAAGATCCGGGGAGCGCAGGGGGATTTCCCATTGCTTTGCGCGTAGATGCGCGGCCCACACGCCACCTCGTAACAAGGCACTATAGATCCTAACCTAGCAAGCGATGCTTCTTCTCAACAAGAAATTCCCCCTTTGGCTCGACACGCTGAACTCCAGCTTGCTGAGCTGCTATGAATATTTGATGCCGAAACAGGCTCAATTTCATTAGCATCTGCGATTGTTCAGTAACCACCGGCACGTACCTTCATTGACAGTGGCTCCAGAAAagcctttgctttgttttaatttaacgTCCTTTTACCAGATGAgaaatgacacatttttcttctgtggtatATTTATCCTgggaagaattaatttttttttttttttttttttaaatttatgtccTTACAAGCATTTGATTACCATCAGGGTATTTTTTGAAAGGAGGAATAGATCTCCTGGAAAGAAAGAACTGTCCCTTACCTTACAGTAAATTCTTGCGATAGCgcctcatttcccccccccccgccccccgggctGCAACCAGACCCTGCCGGCAGCAGCTCACCCCCCCTTTACACACACCGATACCTGCCTGCAAACACAGGGGAAAGCAGCGTCTCACCCCATACACGAGCGGAGGGAGGAAACAGGTTACGCTGCTCGTAGAGGCCCTTCCACAAGTATTTACAGTAAGAGCAGCTtttctccccctcagcctcccctcctcccacgaCCTTCCCCCTGGATTTCACAACTGCAAAGCTGTTAATTCTCTGCTCCAGCACGAGCGCTCTGAGTCTTACTTAAACAAACCACAGCTCGTTCAGCCCCAACGGCCGTTCCGGCAACCTCAGCCAAGTAGGTGAGGAGTGGAAACGCAGAGCGGGCTCTGCCGACCTGCCCTCGCCCGTTTCCAAAGGGGACAGCACTCCGGTGCCGCCCCGGCCAGGGGACACCAGTCCCGCACGGGCACGAGACTACAGAGGACTCGTAATTAGCACGTCGCCACGTACGATCCCTCTGTTTCAACAGTCTACCATCAGGCTCTGAACGCCTAGAAGGCGTCCCACTAATGAAATAGCAAACGATCGACGCAGGCCCACAAGCCAACAgcttcctgccccatccctccgtGTAGCGTCCGGCCACCACCCATCCAACGGCAAACACTCGCGAAACTGGACACACTCAACAGCAGCAAGGGAAAACCTCTTCTGGACTGCCTTAGATACCTTATCGAAGGAAACCACTGCCCAAAACATTATCAAATAAAAGCTGCTGGGTTTCTCTTGGTCGCTTTAGCACCCGCCCACTGTATGTTATGGGTAAAGCCAACAAGGGAATTCGCCTTCTTTCCCAGCATCCGAAGGAATATGGCATCCAATTCCCAGTAGCAGCTCCATTCAGCAATACTTACATCACTTTTCTATGTGTTATTTCTTACGTTCTTCTATTTTTATTGACATTATTTGAcaggaaaaataccttttaatggTTTAGCCTGTACAGAAGAGAACATTTTAAGTTGGGTAACTGCCATCACTGCCAAGGCATTCCCAAAGCTCCACTTCTTTTCTGTCACTACTCTTTGCTTTCAAACACTAAAGGCCCACCGATATTAACCACCATCACACAAAACTACTGAAAGTTGGGCACACAACCTGCATGAGCACTTAGTTTTGGCCAAATTGAAGAGGGACGGCTTTGCTATTCAAACCCCATAAGCCACTCCTACCAAGAGCAATTAAAAGCTGATTTGGCCTCAATTTGTAAATCTGTTCCATGTGGAACTCAAAGAGATGGACATCTCCGCTCCAGACAGTTGAGACATGGAAATCAAGGTGCTAACTGGTGCTAGTTTAAACCTACTATCTGGATGACACCTCCAACTGATCCCAGAAATTATTACTTCTAACAAAAATGATTTGAAAACCCCAAACTTGCATTCCTCTTCTTTTGAAGATCACAACATCCCTGGATAAACGCCACTTAAACTTACTATTGTCTTTTACTCTTTCCTTCAGTTGACGACCTGCTAAAAGAAGCCAAAATTGGaacaaatgaaacaataaaatatgaagaatttGTCCGCATCATTTGTCTTCCTACGGTCGACTACTGAAATTCAAAACAAGACATTTGGTAGGAGCAGGACCTGAAACTTTGACTTCGGTTTTTCCCAGTTACTACCTGGACTCAGGAATCAtcatttgcctttaaaaatcctTGTTTTGCCTTGATGATAGTGCTTACACCTACACGGGTTCCCACCCCATTTCTGGAGAAATGCTGTCACAAGATGTGAGCTcagttatttaaataaactgaatttaaataaaCTGAGTTCCTTTGTGTAAAATGTgtcatgcttaaaaaaaacccaactcttatttttaaaatgta
The sequence above is drawn from the Rissa tridactyla isolate bRisTri1 chromosome 9, bRisTri1.patW.cur.20221130, whole genome shotgun sequence genome and encodes:
- the CALML4 gene encoding calmodulin-like protein 4 isoform X2, whose product is MKQKGKIKASDLMAVMRCLGASPTPGEVQRHLHLHKIDRNAELDFSTFLNIIYRQMKQEEPEKEILTALSMIDRQKRGVISISELRAKLTRLGEKLSEEEVDDLLKEAKIGTNETIKYEEFVRIICLPTVDY
- the CALML4 gene encoding calmodulin-like protein 4 isoform X1, whose translation is MAKFLSQDQINEFKECFSLYDKKQKGKIKASDLMAVMRCLGASPTPGEVQRHLHLHKIDRNAELDFSTFLNIIYRQMKQEEPEKEILTALSMIDRQKRGVISISELRAKLTRLGEKLSEEEVDDLLKEAKIGTNETIKYEEFVRIICLPTVDY